The following are encoded in a window of Meiothermus sp. CFH 77666 genomic DNA:
- a CDS encoding DNA-directed RNA polymerase subunit beta' codes for MRREVRKVRIGLASPEKIRSWSYGEVEKPETINYRTLKPERDGLFDERIFGPQKDYECACGKYKRQRFEGKVCERCGVEVTKSIVRRYRMGHVELATPVAHIWYVKDVPSKIGTLLDLSAQELEQVLYFAKYITIDPKGAMLGGVPVQKRQLLTDDEYRELRFGKQETYAIPAGVETFVKDGDEVKKGQELAPGVVSKMDGLVLFRFPRRIRVEYADKERASLTLPKAAWIEQDSYKPGEPIAELEASYQITSEDSGVVDVEEVGDGALVKILDPDTSVASAIYLIPAGMHLKVGQGELVGNGDVLAQGKGQLKMPKGLKVEKLEAETAKKEVHLSFTLERPRVADYPLQPHMHVLAAEGMRVRKGDKLVGAIEPEEEVYAEADGVVHLHEPASIVVMKAKLYPFEDDVDVTNGDRVSPGDALADGGKVTSEIYGRVEVDFIRMAVRVIESYDIDAKMGAQAIQELLKDIDLSVLEAELIEEMKHPSRARRAKARKRLEVVRSFRDSGNRPEWMVLEAVPVLPPDLRPMVQVDGGRFATSDLNDLYRRLINRNNRLRKLLSQGAPEMIIRNEKRMLQEAVDALLDNGRRGTPVTNPGSDRALRSLTDILSGKQGRFRQNLLGKRVDYSGRSVIVVGPQLKLHQCGLPKRMALELFKPFLLKKMEEKGIANNVKSARKMLERSRDIKDEVWDALEEVIHGKVVLLNRAPTLHRLGIQAFQPVLVEGQSIQLHPLVCEAFNADFDGDQMAVHVPLSSYAQAEARIQMLSAHNILSPASGEPVAKPARDIILGLYYITQLRREKKGQGSEFKTIEEALNAYDQGKVALNAKIKVAGKETSVGRLKYVFSSIDEALLAVQSGVVDHQDVVTVRLGDKLLETSPGRMLFLRIVSEAIEDPEKAQELVNLEVAQEKNSLKDLVYRSFLMLGVEKTAKLLDALKYYGFVLSTTSGITIGIDDAVIPAEKKQFLQEADAKLAQIEQAFELGLMTEEERFQQILQLWSQTTEKVTGAVFKNFEENYPFNPLYVMSQSGARGNPQQIRQISGMRGLMAKPSGETYPVPVKASFREGLTVLEYFISTHGARKGGADTALRTADSGYLTRKLHDVAHEVIVREQDCGTPDYISVPLLQFDEAFRNKRLRKKSDIESGLYGRTVAREFEIKGKTFAEGHQLTLEDVNLIVKAAEERLIEEVPVRSPLTCRTRYGVCQHCYGWDLSAAKLVSIGESVGVVAAESIGEPGTQLTMRTFHTGGVATGTDITQGLPRVIELFEARRPKVKAVIAEIDGTVHIEEHEDKTSIFVSSEGFSKEYKVPKEARITVKEGETVEAGQPLTRGAIDPHQLLEAKGPEAVERYLTDEIQRVYRAQGVKLHDKHIEVIVRQMLKYVEITDSGDSRYLEGQVIEKWDVESANEALMAEGKTPASWKPMLMGVTKSALSTKSWLSAASFQHTTHVLTEAAIAGKLDELIGLKENVILGKLIPAGTGSDFVRNTQVIDQRTLKRLEEARREAEQAPVGAPHRPGVRPEQPGREA; via the coding sequence ATTAGACGAGAAGTTCGCAAGGTACGAATCGGCCTGGCCTCCCCGGAGAAAATCCGGAGCTGGAGCTATGGTGAAGTAGAGAAACCCGAAACCATCAACTACCGCACGCTTAAACCCGAGCGCGACGGCCTGTTTGATGAGCGCATCTTTGGGCCTCAGAAGGACTATGAGTGCGCCTGCGGCAAGTACAAGCGCCAGCGCTTTGAAGGCAAGGTGTGCGAGCGTTGCGGCGTGGAGGTAACTAAGAGCATTGTGCGGCGCTACCGGATGGGCCACGTGGAACTCGCAACCCCGGTAGCCCACATCTGGTACGTAAAAGACGTACCCAGCAAGATCGGCACCTTGCTTGACCTGAGCGCCCAGGAACTCGAGCAGGTTCTTTATTTTGCCAAGTACATCACCATTGACCCCAAAGGGGCCATGCTAGGTGGAGTGCCGGTGCAGAAGCGCCAGCTCCTCACCGACGATGAGTACCGGGAGCTGCGCTTTGGCAAGCAGGAAACCTATGCGATTCCTGCTGGGGTGGAGACCTTCGTCAAAGACGGGGACGAGGTCAAGAAAGGCCAGGAGCTGGCGCCGGGGGTGGTGAGCAAGATGGACGGGCTGGTGCTCTTCCGCTTCCCCCGCCGCATCCGGGTTGAATACGCCGACAAGGAGCGGGCCAGTCTGACCCTACCCAAAGCGGCCTGGATTGAACAGGACTCGTACAAGCCGGGTGAGCCCATTGCCGAACTCGAGGCCTCCTACCAGATCACCAGCGAAGACTCCGGTGTGGTGGACGTGGAAGAGGTGGGCGATGGGGCCCTGGTCAAGATTCTCGACCCCGACACCAGCGTGGCCAGCGCTATTTACCTGATTCCCGCCGGGATGCACCTCAAGGTGGGCCAAGGTGAGCTGGTGGGCAACGGCGACGTGCTGGCCCAGGGCAAGGGGCAGCTCAAGATGCCCAAGGGCCTCAAGGTGGAAAAGCTCGAGGCCGAAACGGCTAAGAAAGAGGTTCACCTCAGCTTCACCCTGGAGCGCCCCCGGGTGGCCGACTACCCCCTCCAGCCCCACATGCACGTGTTGGCCGCCGAGGGGATGCGTGTGCGCAAAGGCGACAAGCTGGTAGGCGCCATCGAGCCCGAGGAGGAAGTCTACGCCGAGGCCGATGGGGTGGTACACCTGCACGAGCCGGCCTCCATCGTGGTGATGAAGGCCAAGCTTTACCCCTTCGAGGACGATGTGGACGTGACCAACGGCGACCGGGTCTCCCCCGGAGACGCCCTGGCCGATGGCGGCAAGGTAACCTCGGAGATTTATGGCCGGGTGGAGGTGGACTTCATCCGCATGGCCGTGCGGGTGATTGAGTCCTACGACATCGATGCCAAAATGGGCGCGCAGGCTATCCAGGAACTCCTGAAGGATATTGACCTGAGCGTGCTCGAGGCCGAGCTGATCGAGGAGATGAAACACCCCAGCCGCGCCCGCAGGGCCAAAGCTCGCAAGCGCCTCGAAGTGGTACGTTCGTTCCGCGACTCCGGCAACCGCCCCGAGTGGATGGTGCTGGAGGCGGTGCCGGTGCTGCCCCCCGACCTGCGCCCGATGGTACAGGTAGACGGTGGCCGCTTTGCAACCAGCGACCTGAACGACCTCTACCGCCGCCTGATCAACCGCAACAACCGCCTGCGCAAGCTCCTATCACAAGGAGCCCCCGAGATGATCATCCGCAACGAGAAGCGGATGCTGCAAGAAGCAGTAGATGCCCTCCTGGACAACGGACGGCGTGGCACCCCGGTCACCAACCCCGGTTCCGACCGCGCCCTGCGCTCCCTGACCGACATCCTCTCAGGCAAGCAGGGCCGCTTCCGCCAGAACCTGCTGGGCAAGCGCGTGGACTACTCGGGCCGAAGCGTGATTGTGGTGGGGCCGCAGCTTAAGCTGCACCAGTGCGGTCTGCCCAAGCGCATGGCCCTGGAGCTCTTCAAGCCCTTCCTGCTCAAGAAGATGGAAGAGAAGGGCATTGCCAACAACGTCAAGAGCGCCCGCAAGATGCTGGAACGCTCCCGCGACATCAAAGATGAGGTCTGGGACGCCCTGGAAGAGGTGATCCACGGCAAGGTGGTGCTCCTGAACCGGGCCCCCACCCTGCACCGCCTGGGTATCCAGGCCTTCCAGCCGGTGCTGGTCGAAGGTCAGTCCATTCAGCTTCACCCGCTGGTGTGTGAGGCCTTCAACGCCGACTTCGACGGCGACCAGATGGCCGTGCACGTGCCGCTCTCGAGCTATGCCCAGGCCGAGGCCCGCATCCAGATGCTCTCGGCCCACAACATCCTCTCGCCGGCCTCCGGTGAGCCCGTAGCCAAGCCCGCCCGCGACATCATCCTGGGCCTGTACTACATCACCCAGCTCCGCCGCGAGAAGAAGGGTCAGGGCTCAGAGTTCAAAACCATTGAAGAAGCTCTCAACGCCTATGACCAGGGTAAGGTGGCCCTGAACGCCAAAATCAAGGTGGCCGGCAAAGAAACCAGTGTGGGCCGCCTCAAGTACGTCTTCAGCAGCATTGACGAGGCGCTGCTGGCAGTGCAGAGTGGGGTGGTCGATCACCAGGACGTGGTGACGGTGCGGCTGGGCGACAAACTCCTGGAAACCTCACCGGGGCGGATGCTCTTCTTGCGCATTGTGAGCGAGGCCATCGAGGATCCGGAAAAAGCCCAGGAGCTGGTGAACCTCGAGGTCGCCCAGGAAAAGAACTCCCTAAAAGACCTGGTTTACAGGAGCTTCCTGATGCTCGGGGTAGAGAAGACCGCCAAGCTCCTGGATGCGCTCAAGTACTACGGCTTCGTACTTTCCACCACCTCCGGCATCACCATCGGTATTGATGATGCGGTGATTCCTGCCGAGAAAAAGCAATTCTTGCAGGAGGCCGACGCTAAGCTGGCCCAGATCGAGCAGGCGTTTGAACTCGGCCTGATGACCGAGGAGGAGCGCTTCCAGCAGATTTTGCAGCTCTGGAGCCAGACTACCGAAAAGGTGACTGGGGCGGTGTTCAAGAACTTCGAGGAGAACTACCCCTTCAACCCGCTCTACGTGATGAGCCAGTCCGGTGCGCGGGGTAACCCCCAGCAGATCCGTCAGATCTCCGGGATGCGCGGCCTGATGGCCAAGCCTTCGGGCGAGACCTACCCGGTGCCGGTGAAAGCTTCGTTCCGTGAGGGTCTCACGGTACTGGAGTACTTCATCTCCACCCACGGGGCCCGTAAGGGCGGCGCCGACACCGCGCTGCGCACTGCCGACTCGGGCTACCTGACCCGCAAGCTGCACGATGTGGCTCACGAAGTGATTGTGCGTGAGCAGGACTGCGGCACGCCCGACTATATCTCGGTGCCCCTGTTGCAGTTTGACGAGGCCTTCCGCAACAAGCGGCTGCGCAAAAAGAGCGACATCGAATCCGGGTTGTATGGTCGCACGGTGGCCCGCGAGTTCGAAATCAAGGGCAAGACCTTTGCGGAGGGGCACCAGCTCACCCTGGAAGACGTAAACCTGATTGTCAAGGCCGCTGAAGAACGCCTGATTGAGGAAGTGCCGGTGCGCTCGCCCCTCACCTGCCGTACCCGCTATGGGGTCTGCCAGCACTGCTACGGCTGGGACCTCTCGGCGGCCAAGCTGGTCTCCATCGGCGAAAGTGTGGGCGTGGTGGCCGCCGAGTCTATCGGGGAGCCCGGAACCCAGCTCACCATGCGCACCTTCCACACCGGCGGGGTGGCCACCGGCACCGACATCACCCAGGGTCTGCCCCGTGTGATCGAGCTCTTCGAGGCCCGGCGCCCCAAGGTCAAGGCAGTGATTGCCGAGATTGACGGCACGGTTCACATCGAGGAGCACGAAGACAAGACCAGCATCTTTGTGAGCAGCGAGGGCTTCTCCAAGGAGTACAAAGTGCCCAAGGAAGCCCGCATCACCGTGAAGGAAGGCGAGACGGTAGAGGCCGGTCAACCCCTGACCCGTGGCGCCATAGACCCCCACCAACTGCTAGAAGCCAAAGGCCCTGAGGCGGTAGAGCGCTACCTGACCGACGAAATCCAGCGCGTATACCGGGCCCAGGGGGTGAAGCTGCACGACAAGCACATCGAGGTAATTGTGCGGCAGATGCTCAAGTACGTGGAGATTACCGACTCCGGGGATAGCCGCTACCTCGAGGGCCAGGTGATTGAGAAGTGGGACGTGGAATCGGCCAACGAGGCCCTGATGGCCGAGGGCAAAACCCCCGCAAGCTGGAAGCCCATGCTGATGGGTGTGACCAAGAGCGCCCTCTCCACCAAGAGCTGGCTCTCGGCTGCCAGCTTCCAGCACACCACCCACGTGCTGACCGAGGCCGCCATTGCGGGCAAACTCGACGAGCTAATCGGGCTCAAGGAAAACGTGATTCTGGGCAAGCTGATTCCCGCCGGTACGGGGTCGGACTTTGTGCGTAATACCCAGGTGATAGACCAGAGAACCCTCAAGCGCCTCGAGGAAGCCCGCCGCGAAGCCGAGCAGGCCCCTGTGGGAGCGCCCCACCGCCCGGGTGTACGTCCGGAGCAGCCTGGACGCGAAGCCTAG
- a CDS encoding DNA-directed RNA polymerase subunit beta: MKIERFGKITEVIPLPPLTEIQVDSFNKALQANVPPAKREAIGLQAAFKETFPIEEGEKGRGLVLDFLEYRLGEPPFDQDECREKDLTYQAPLYAKLLLVHKDTGLLKEDEVFLGDLPLMTEDGSFIVNGADRVIVSQIHRSPGVYFTADQTRPGKYVASVIPLPKRGPWIDLEFEQSGVVVMKVNKKKFPLALLLRVLGFTPESLSKELSAYPDLLPGLLDAQYRGNKALEMGVDEALLKLFTELRPGDPPKRDKAITYLHSLLSDPRRYDLGEAGKYKAQQKLGIQLSGRMLIKFENGEFKDEGLLPVLKYLFALQSGEPGYEYDDIDHLGNRRIRTVGELLADQFRVGLSRLARGVRERMLLGTPESATPAKLVNNRPLVAAIREFFGRSQLSQFKDQTNPLSELRHKRRISALGPGGLTRERAGFDVRDVHRTHYGRICPIETPEGANIGLISSLASFGRINDLGFILTPYRKVENGRVTDKVDFMTATEEDRYAIAQANTPLKPDGHFDTQQVVVRKKGEPIVMRPEEVEYMDVSPKQIFSVNTNLIPFLEHDDANRALMGSNMQAQAVPLLRAQSPVVMTGVEERVVRDSLTSLYSSVDGVVEYVDGTKIAVRGDDKGLYEFNLRRFTRSNQGTALDQRPRVSKGQRVRKGDLLADGPASDEGRLALGQNVLLAIMPFDGYNYEDAIVISEDLLRRDFYTSVHIERYEIEARDTKLGPERVTRDIPNLSEAALRDLDEDGVVRIGAEVKAGDILVGRTSFKGETEPTPEERLLRSIFGEKARDVKDTSLRVPPGEGGIVVRTLRLRRGDPGVELKPGVREVVRVYVAQKRKLQVGDKLANRHGNKGVVSKILPPEDMPHMPDGTPVDIVLNPLGVPSRMNLGQILETHLGLAGYELDLKFITPVFDGISEDEIKEMLGKAFDKKWQARIKAGFGIDNREREVLARAAKLGLVDGDKDPAEQLREVAQQGKSVLYDGRTGEPIEGPIVVGVMYIMKLYHMVEDKMHARSTGPYSLITQQPLGGKAQFGGQRFGEMEVWALEAYGAAHTLQEILTIKSDDIEGRNAAYEAVVKGEDVPEASVPESFRVLVKELQSLGLDVETYDENAKHLDIFEGLASRR; this comes from the coding sequence ATGAAGATAGAGCGGTTTGGCAAGATTACAGAAGTTATTCCCCTTCCTCCCCTCACCGAAATCCAGGTTGACTCGTTTAACAAAGCCTTGCAGGCCAATGTTCCTCCCGCTAAGCGCGAGGCCATTGGTCTACAAGCTGCTTTCAAAGAGACCTTTCCCATCGAAGAAGGTGAGAAGGGGCGGGGGCTGGTGCTCGATTTCCTCGAGTACCGCCTGGGCGAGCCGCCCTTTGATCAGGACGAGTGCCGCGAGAAAGACCTGACCTACCAGGCCCCCCTGTACGCCAAGCTACTGCTGGTGCACAAGGACACCGGCTTGCTCAAAGAAGATGAGGTATTCCTGGGCGACCTCCCGCTCATGACCGAAGACGGCTCGTTTATCGTCAACGGGGCGGATCGGGTGATCGTTTCCCAGATCCACCGCTCGCCGGGGGTGTACTTTACCGCCGACCAGACCCGGCCCGGCAAATATGTGGCTTCGGTGATTCCCCTGCCCAAGCGCGGCCCCTGGATCGACCTCGAGTTCGAGCAGTCCGGCGTGGTGGTAATGAAGGTCAACAAAAAGAAGTTCCCCCTGGCGCTACTTCTGCGTGTGCTGGGCTTTACCCCAGAAAGCCTCAGCAAGGAACTCTCGGCCTATCCCGACCTGCTTCCGGGCCTGCTGGATGCCCAGTACCGTGGCAACAAAGCCCTCGAGATGGGCGTGGACGAAGCCTTGCTCAAACTCTTCACTGAGCTGCGCCCCGGCGACCCACCCAAGCGGGACAAAGCCATTACCTACCTGCACTCGCTACTCTCTGACCCGCGCCGCTACGACCTGGGCGAAGCAGGCAAGTACAAGGCCCAGCAAAAACTGGGCATTCAGCTTTCGGGCCGCATGCTCATCAAGTTTGAGAACGGCGAGTTCAAAGATGAAGGCCTGCTGCCGGTGCTCAAATACCTCTTCGCCCTGCAAAGCGGCGAGCCTGGCTACGAGTACGACGACATTGACCACCTGGGCAACCGCCGGATCCGCACTGTAGGCGAGCTACTGGCCGACCAGTTCCGAGTGGGGCTTTCGCGGCTGGCGCGTGGGGTGCGCGAGCGCATGTTGCTCGGCACCCCCGAAAGCGCCACCCCGGCAAAGCTGGTCAACAACCGTCCTCTGGTAGCCGCCATCCGCGAGTTCTTTGGACGCAGCCAGCTCAGCCAGTTCAAAGATCAGACCAACCCCCTCTCGGAGCTTCGCCACAAGCGGCGCATTTCCGCGCTGGGGCCGGGCGGTCTGACCCGCGAACGGGCGGGTTTCGACGTGCGCGACGTGCACCGCACCCACTACGGTCGCATCTGCCCCATCGAAACGCCCGAAGGCGCCAACATCGGTCTGATCTCCTCGCTGGCTTCGTTTGGCCGCATCAACGACCTAGGCTTTATTCTGACCCCCTACCGCAAGGTGGAAAACGGCCGGGTGACCGACAAGGTGGATTTCATGACCGCCACCGAGGAAGACCGCTATGCCATTGCCCAGGCCAACACCCCACTTAAGCCAGATGGGCATTTCGACACCCAGCAGGTGGTGGTGCGTAAGAAGGGCGAGCCCATCGTGATGCGTCCTGAAGAAGTGGAGTACATGGACGTCTCGCCCAAGCAGATTTTCTCGGTCAACACCAACCTGATTCCCTTCCTCGAGCACGACGACGCCAACCGCGCCCTGATGGGCTCCAACATGCAAGCCCAGGCGGTGCCCCTGCTGCGGGCCCAGAGCCCGGTGGTCATGACCGGCGTGGAGGAGCGGGTGGTGCGCGACTCCCTCACCTCGCTCTACTCCAGTGTGGATGGCGTGGTGGAGTATGTGGATGGCACCAAGATTGCCGTGCGCGGCGATGACAAGGGGCTATACGAGTTCAACCTGCGCCGTTTTACCCGCTCCAACCAGGGAACCGCACTTGACCAGCGTCCCCGGGTCTCCAAGGGTCAGCGGGTTAGGAAAGGCGACCTGCTCGCCGACGGCCCTGCCTCCGACGAAGGACGGCTGGCCCTGGGGCAAAACGTGCTGCTGGCCATTATGCCTTTCGATGGCTACAACTACGAAGACGCTATCGTCATCTCAGAAGACCTTTTGCGCCGCGATTTTTACACCTCGGTTCATATCGAGCGCTACGAGATCGAGGCCCGCGATACCAAGCTCGGCCCCGAGCGTGTTACCCGCGACATCCCCAACCTCTCGGAAGCTGCCCTGCGCGACCTCGACGAAGACGGCGTGGTGCGGATTGGCGCTGAGGTTAAGGCGGGTGACATCCTGGTAGGCCGCACCAGCTTCAAGGGTGAGACCGAGCCCACCCCTGAAGAGCGATTGCTGCGCAGCATATTCGGCGAAAAGGCCCGCGACGTGAAGGATACCTCCTTGCGGGTGCCGCCCGGCGAAGGGGGCATAGTGGTGCGTACCCTGCGCTTGCGCCGGGGCGACCCCGGGGTGGAGCTCAAGCCCGGTGTGCGTGAGGTGGTACGGGTCTATGTGGCCCAGAAGCGCAAGCTGCAAGTGGGCGACAAGCTCGCCAACCGCCACGGCAACAAGGGGGTGGTCTCCAAGATTCTGCCCCCCGAAGATATGCCGCACATGCCCGACGGCACCCCGGTAGACATCGTGCTCAACCCTCTGGGCGTACCGAGCCGTATGAACCTCGGTCAGATTCTGGAGACCCACCTGGGCCTGGCCGGTTATGAGCTCGACCTCAAGTTCATCACCCCGGTCTTTGACGGCATTTCCGAGGACGAGATCAAGGAAATGCTGGGCAAAGCTTTCGACAAGAAATGGCAGGCTCGCATCAAGGCCGGTTTTGGGATAGACAACCGCGAGCGGGAGGTACTCGCCCGGGCTGCCAAGCTGGGTCTGGTGGATGGCGATAAAGACCCTGCCGAGCAACTGCGGGAAGTGGCCCAACAGGGCAAAAGCGTGCTCTACGACGGACGCACCGGCGAGCCCATCGAAGGCCCCATTGTGGTGGGGGTGATGTACATCATGAAGCTCTACCACATGGTCGAGGATAAGATGCACGCGCGTTCGACCGGCCCCTACTCGCTCATCACGCAGCAGCCCCTGGGCGGTAAGGCGCAGTTTGGGGGCCAGCGCTTTGGCGAGATGGAGGTGTGGGCGCTGGAAGCCTATGGTGCGGCCCACACCCTGCAAGAGATTCTCACCATCAAGTCCGACGACATCGAGGGCCGCAATGCTGCCTACGAAGCCGTGGTCAAGGGCGAAGATGTACCCGAGGCCAGCGTACCCGAAAGCTTCCGGGTGCTGGTAAAAGAGCTGCAATCGCTGGGTCTGGACGTGGAGACCTACGACGAAAACGCCAAGCACCTGGACATTTTTGAAGGATTGGCTTCAAGGCGCTAA